The following are from one region of the Plodia interpunctella isolate USDA-ARS_2022_Savannah chromosome 23, ilPloInte3.2, whole genome shotgun sequence genome:
- the LOC128680036 gene encoding facilitated trehalose transporter Tret1-like, which produces MKPFIKQAFVVSGAALNIAGHGCAHGFPAVLFAQLKTTGEVVLTDHDTSWIASVVGAMGIVGNFISPILMTRFGRQKAHLISTVPALLGWIVFILGKSVPAFLVARLLHGLALGLRTPLAAILVAEYTDPKYRGAFLGTFAISLGLGIFLSHLWGAHLTWKSTAIVCSMFPLISMIIISLSPESPGWLVSKGKFGEATKAFRWVRGDGPEQKEELTAMIEAQTEEMKAEERRRGDVVKRFSVKGICKSITDSLKEVLRIFKKKEFYKPAIIAISMLIVFEFGGAHMVAAYGNIMLQAVLDKEDPNDVAWQFTVIDLLRTVCAFLAIFLLKYFKRRTILFTSGALTVLSLSSISVFVYMRQAGLFPAGWILDTVPMALMIMYTVSFCLGLVPLNWVICGEVFPLAYRSLGSTLSTSFLTPSFMVSMKTAPHLYSSVGVEGAFLVYSATLTVFLLIMFALLPETKDRTLQDIEDSFKGKKTADPEVQMTLINKEKIVVK; this is translated from the exons ATGAAGCCCTTTATAAAACAG GCGTTCGTGGTGAGCGGCGCCGCGCTCAATATAGCGGGGCATGGCTGCGCTCACGGCTTCCCGGCAGTCCTCTTCGCTCAACTCAAAACTACAGGCGAAGTGGTGTTGACAGACCACGACACCTCATGGATTG CATCAGTCGTCGGCGCCATGGGTATCGTTGGAAACTTCATATCTCCAATCCTGATGACACGATTCGGTCGTCAGAAAGCCCATCTCATCAGCACAGTACCTGCCCTCTTAGGATGGATCGTCTTTATCCTAGGAAAATCAGTGCCAGCTTTCCTAGTAGCCAGACTTCTCCACGGCCTAGCATTAGGTCTTAGGACCCCATTAGCAGCAATATTAGTCGCAGAATACACCGATCCAAAATACAGAGGAGCGTTTCTTGGAACCTTCGCCATATCTTTGGGATTgggaatatttttatcacatttgTGGGGGGCACATCTCACGTGGAAGTCCACAGCGATAGTCTGCTCAATGTTTCCATTAATCTCTATGATCATTATAAGCCTTTCGCCCGAATCTCCCGGTTGGCTCGTCTCGAAAGGAAAATTCGGTGAAGCTACGAAAGCCTTCAGATGGGTTAGAGGTGATGGACCGGAGCAAAAAGAAGAACTTACCGCTATGATCGAAGCGCAAACTGAAGAAATGAAAGCAGAAGAAAGGAGGAGAGGAGATGTCGTTAAAAGATTTTCTGTTAAAGGAATTTGCAAGTCCATAACAGATTCTTTGAAGGAAGTTTTGAGAATCTTCAAGAAGAAAGAGTTTTATAAGCCGGCTATTATAGCAATAAGTATGTTGATTGTGTTTGAATTCGGTGGTGCGCATATGGTGGCAGCTTACGGAAATATCATGCTGCAAGCGGTATTGGACAAAGAGGATCCTAATGACGTAGCCTGGCAATTTACAGTGATAGATTTATTAAGAACTGTGTGCGCTTTCCTCGCGATATTTCTGTTGAAATACTTCAAAAGAAGGACTATACTGTTTACTAGTGGTGCTTTAACAGTATTATCATTATCGTCAATCTCAGTATTTGTGTATATGAGACAAGCTGGCTTATTCCCAGCAGGTTGGATATTAGATACTGTACCTATGGCTTTGATGATAATGTATACAGTGTCATTTTGTTTAGGATTAGTTCCTTTGAATTGGGTTATATGCGGGGAAGTATTTCCTTTAGCTTATAGAAGTTTAGGATCAACGCTATCAACATCCTTTTTGACTCCATCATTTATGGTGTCTATGAAGACTGCTCCACATTTATATTCGTCGGTAGGAGTTGAAGGAGCATTCTTGGTATATTCAGCTACtttaacagtatttttattaatcatgtTCGCGTTATTACCAGAGACAAAAGATAGAACTTTACAGGATATAGAAGATAGTTTTAAAGGCAAGAAGACTGCAGACCCTGAAGTACAAATGACGTTAATTAATAAGGagaaaattgttgtaaaataa
- the LOC128680040 gene encoding transcription factor Adf-1-like, with translation MSVVWGNDTVLLLIELYESRDLLWDTSHRDYRNKIKKNDAWEDIAKALKLPRKEIEAKVHTLRSQFVRERKKVKSSKTTGSGREDVKSSAWFAYDAMKFLLKGATTSGSLDTLDTNSPQSQNTISSPDEDVVLQSQSTVPEFQSPHQLESQSTIDQAEQPTTPAPTPSSSRPTRKRSHPNEDRLEEAYEVLHAAKNRMMSRDEFDVYGQYVGTELRALNDEHSVIMAKYYINNILLDARLGKYRTIYNNQSQPVVQQGYSTASSDISPEPSEEHIIQDILETMDSSNTNSIDGTNTN, from the exons ATGTCTGTTGTGTGGGGAAATGATACCGTGCTTTTGCTTATTGAGCTTTACGAAAGTCGTGacttgttatgggatacttcACACCGTGactatcgaaataaaataaagaaaaatgatgCATGGGAGGATATTGCCAAGGCACTTAAATTGCCTAGAAAAGAAATAGAAGCCAAAGTACATACCCTGCGTTCGCAATTTGTCCGAGAAAGGAAGAAAGTGAAATCgtcaaaaactactggcaGTGGACGAGAGGACGTGAAGTCCAGTGCATGGTTTGCGTATGATGCAATGAAATTTTTGCTAAAGGGAGCCACAACGTCTGGAAGCTTGGACACTTTGGACACAAAC AGTCCACAAAGCCAAAACACGATTTCGTCTCCGGATGAAGATGTCGTTCTACAGTCTCAATCTACCGTTCCAGAATTTCAATCTCCTCATCAACTAGAATCGCAATCTACCATTGATCAAGCAGAGCAACCTACAACCCCTGCACCAACACCTTCATCGTCGCGACCAACTCGCAAGAGGAGCCACCCCAATGAAGATAGATTAGAGGAGGCTTATGAAGTTCTGCATGCTGCTAAAAACAGAATGATGTCCCGAGATGAATTCGATGTTTATGGACAGTACGTAGGAACTGAGTTACGTGCATTAAATGACGAACACAGTGTAATTATggctaaatattatattaataatattttattagatgcaCGCTTAGGAAAATAccgtacaatttataataatcaaagcCAGCCAGTTGTTCAACAGGGCTATAGCACTGCATCCAGTGATATTAGCCCCGAGCCTTCTGAAGAGCATATTATACAAGATATACTTGAAACTATGGATTCCTCGAACACTAATAGCATTGATGGCActaatactaattaa
- the LOC128680038 gene encoding uncharacterized protein LOC128680038, with the protein MEQHVAEHVAQQLRGMCRDTCRGTFCRPHFSVFIEMSPEEVVAISAAYIVIISSVLKRKRKRRWWMRNFLLQRERRVNILSDLRMSDGSFVNFTRMSSSDFETLLQMIASSIAKQDTILRNAISPHIRLAITLRYLSTGDSYASLSYTFRVSKQLIRKIVPEVCKELINKLKICVKVPATANEWKAKARSFENIWNFPHCVGSIDGKHVLIQAPSNSGSDYFNYKEQFSIVLLGIVDANYNFIYANCGAKGKSSDSGVFQETAFYKALADNQLNWPTPDPIRQDGPNMPYVLVGDSAFALTENMMKPYPGNHDVGTTRRIFNYRLSRARRIVENVFGILGVVFRIFRTPITILPCNAELVVMACIYLHNFLRRNSQSRSLYNPHGTFDSENVDHDILEGSWRREAGSVNMSNLNAMGRRYPESAMEIRNKFAEYFMSEEGRVPWQNNF; encoded by the exons ATGGAGCAACATGTTGCGGAACATGTTGCTCAACAACTACGTGGAATGTGCCGAGATACATGTCGCGGAACATTTTGTCGACCACACTTCTCAGTGTTTATAGAAATGTCGCCCGAGGAGGTTGTGGCTATTAGTGCTGCGTACATAGTAattatatcgagtgtgttgaAACGTAAGAGAAAGAGAAGGTGGTGGATGCGGAATTTCTTATTACAACGAGAAAGAAGAGTAAATATTCTAAGTGATCTCCGAATGTCTGACGGATCGTTTGTGAATTTTACTCGCATGTCATCATCTGATTTTGAAACTTTGTTGCAAATGATCGCATCTTCCATAGCCAAACAGGATACAATATTACGAAACGCTATTAGTCCTCATATCAGACTTGCCATTACATTGAGGTACTTGTCGACTGGAGATTCTTATGCTTCTTTGTCGTACACTTTTCGAGTGTCAAAACAACTGATACGTAAAATAGTACCAGAAGTTTGTAAAgaactgataaataaattgaagataTGTGTAAAG GTCCCAGCTACTGCAAATGAATGGAAAGCCAAGGCTAGaagctttgaaaatatatggaaTTTTCCGCATTGCGTTGGATCTATAGACGGTAAACACGTTTTGATCCAAGCTCCTTCGAATTCTGGAAGTGACTATTTTAACTATAAAGAACAATTTAGTATTGTCCTATTGGGTATTGTCGAtgcaaattacaattttatctatgcAAATTGTGGTGCTAAAGGAAAATCTTCTGACAGTGGAGTATTCCAAGAGACTGCTTTTTATAAAGCTTTGGCTGATAACCAACTCAACTGGCCGACTCCAGACCCAATACGACAAGATGGGCCGAATATGCCTTACGTACTTGTAGGAGACAGCGCCTTTGCACTGACAGAAAACATGATGAAGCCATATCCCGGTAATCATGACGTGGGTACAACAAGACGCATTTTCAACTATCGACTGTCAAGAGCTAGAAGAATTGTCGAAAATGTGTTCGGTATCTTAGGTGTTGTATTTCGTATATTCCGAACTCCCATAACCATCCTACCCTGTAATGCTGAACTTGTTGTAATGGCGTGCATATACCTCCATAATTTTTTAAGGCGAAATAGTCAATCGAGATCACTGTACAACCCACATGGAACTTTTGATTCTGAAAATGTGGATCACGATATTTTAGAAGGATCTTGGCGCAGAGAAGCTGGCTCTGTTAATATGTCGAATTTAAATGCTATGGGACGACGCTACCCTGAATCTGCTATGGaaataagaaacaaatttgCTGAATATTTCATGAGTGAAGAAGGACGTGTTCCCTGgcagaataatttttaa
- the LOC128680039 gene encoding beta-1,3-galactosyltransferase 5-like, with product MRRKFEISLHKFLLIFFTSLLAFDYYDSRNPQDPLVRIANPKFYLLGPHNTSLPPTGDVYNQLIDLKNFSFLLNPQPCKEYSEGLLLMVLVASRPSNYQNRMVIRNTWGRSTDFAKVLFLLGQSTGNFQQTNNESAIYGDIVLGNFKDAYRNMTYKHVMGLKWIVHHCPTAKYVLKTDDDILVNSYELRRFLARELSPWGARGLMTCQGLDHSLVYRKGSKWQVTVEEFPERYYPPYCAGWAILYSQDVVHRLLEAAQSLPFFWIDDVHITGTCAQKAGITMTPLTNLLMTWTRANLLTTLGPRFISGSFLFGPTDISPSKISKIWKVICH from the exons atgcgTAGAAAATTCGAAATATCGTTACATAAATTCCTGCTCATATTTTTCACTAGCCTATTAGCTTTCGATTATTATGACTCTCGGAATCCTCAGGACCCGTTAGTCCGTATTGCGAACCCAAAGTTTTACTTACTTGGACCTCACAATACGTCTTTACCTCCTACAGGCGATGTATACAATCAGTTGATAGACTTGAAGAACTTTTCATTTCTCCTGAATCCGCAGCCATGCAAAGAGTACTCAGAGGGCCTACTTCTCATGGTCTTAGTGGCTTCACGGCCCAGTAACTACCAGAATCGAATGGTGATCCGAAACACTTGGGGCCGTTCCACTGATTTCGCTAAAGTGTTATTCCTTTTGGGACAGTCTACAGGAAATTTCCAACAAACCAATAATGAGAGTGCTATTTATGGTGATATAGTGTTGGGAAATTTTAAAGATGCATATCGGAACATGACATATAAGCATGTTATGGGCTTGAAATGGATTGTGCATCACTGCCCCACAGCgaagtatgttttaaaaactGATGATGATATTTTGGTGAATTCATATGAACTGAGAAGGTTTTTGGCGAGAGAACTATCTCCTTGGGGAGCGCGAGGACTGATGACCTGTCAAGGGCTGGATCACTCACTGGTCTACAGGAAAGGATCCAAGTGGCAAGTGACTGTTGAAGAATTCCCAGAACGTTACTACCCTCCATACTGTGCAG GTTGGGCAATATTATATTCGCAAGATGTTGTCCACAGGCTGCTTGAAGCCGCCCAATCTCTGCCCTTTTTTTGGATAGATGACGTTCACATCACTGGGACGTGTGCCCAGAAGGCTGGCATCACTATGACTCCCCTGACTAATCTTCTGATGACGTGGACACGTGCCAATCTATTGACAACTTTGGGTCCAAGGTTTATTAGTGGGTCATTTTTATTCGGACCCACTGATATATCACCAAGCAAGATCTCGAAGATATGGAAAGTAATTTGTCATTAG
- the LOC128680041 gene encoding beta-1,3-galactosyltransferase 5-like yields the protein PQADISLLGPYDTMSLEKTSEVYDQLVDLKNFTFLFNPPTCQGYDAGLLLLLIVSSKPTNFANRMVIRHTWGVSLDSMKLVFLLGETVNSTTSQEITRESRLYDDIVQGNFVDAYRNMTYKHVMGLKWVTHHCPMVKYIVKTDDDTVVNIYEVWKFLRDVLSPFGTKGLIACHLYKETRVERTGNSKWKVTLQEYKDYYFPSYCAGWALIYSQDVVPQLLQVAQSLPYFWIDDVHITGICARTIGASHLTLGDLMLTRDKTDRLIQLGPQQFGPFLFGPPDLTISNMLKIWYSLTNEYYLTPRKPNDI from the exons CCTCAAGCGGACATATCTTTATTGGGGCCTTACGATACCATGTCATTAGAAAAAACTTCTGAGGTTTACGACCAATTGGTGGACTTGAAGaattttacgtttttatttaacccTCCCACTTGCCAGGGGTATGACGCTGGGTTGTTGTTATTGTTGATTGTCTCGTCGAAGCCTACGAATTTCGCGAACCGAATGGTCATTCGACACACATGGGGCGTATCACTAGATTCTATGAAGCTGGTGTTTTTGCTAGGAGAAACAGTAAATAGTACTACAAGTCAAGAGATTACAAGGGAAAGTCGCCTTTATGATGATATTGTACAAGGAAACTTTGTGGATGCATATCGTAATATGACATACAAACATGTGATGGGACTAAAATGGGTGACACACCATTGTCCAATggttaaatatattgtaaaaactgATGATGATACTGTTGTAAACATTTACGAGGTGTGGAAGTTTTTGAGAGATGTATTGTCCCCGTTTGGTACGAAGGGACTTATTGCTTGTCATCTGTATAAGGAAACAAGGGTGGAGAGGACTGGCAACTCAAAGTGGAAAGTAACATTGCAGGAATATAAGGATTATTATTTCCCTTCATATTGTGCAG GTTGGGCCCTCATCTACTCTCAAGATGTTGTACCTCAATTATTGCAAGTGGCGCAATCATTGCCGTACTTCTGGATAGACGATGTTCACATTACTGGAATATGTGCTCGGACGATTGGAGCATCACACCTAACGCTTGGTGATCTTATGCTGACCCGAGACAAAACTGACAGACTAATCCAACTTGGCCCACAACAATTTGGTCCGTTCCTTTTTGGACCTCCCGATTTAACCATAAGTAATATGCTTAAGATATGGTATTCTTTGacaaatgaatattatttaacaccAAGAAAACCTAACGATATATGA
- the LOC128680037 gene encoding solute carrier family 2, facilitated glucose transporter member 6-like isoform X1 — translation MESKNRCLSPFFIQCFVTFGVSLNMAGMGLVMGFVTALLPQLRLPDSIIAIDDSSASWIASLPGFSVVVGNFIVPSIMGTFGRRTANLCSLAMAAIGWICIVFSNSVTLLLLARFLQGLGMGMIAALGPVLIGEYTSPKNRGLFLMTISVTVSMGVFAIQTLGAYLPWKICALACIGIVLFNMAVVALSPESPTFLADKERYDECRKMFKYLRGDSENEELEKMITTRMMAKKQQIDKVETFAEKVYFKVNYLKQTFKKKEFYKPILIMFHIFTMSQWSGVNILTSYTVVLFEEVIGSRSGINIPLMIVLIGALRIMENIIGMVFIKLLRRRVMLFITIAINVTALLAIAGYSYARVCNWLPYDMPVVGTILIHIHMFSVATGALPLGYVLAGELFPMEYKGLCGSISMLFFSMNLFVNMKTVLVLVNSWGLYGMYCFYAGVMVYCLIVVGMLLPETKDRTLQDIEEDFRCRKQ, via the exons atggagTCTAAAAATAGGTGTTTATCCCCATTTTTCATACAA TGTTTCGTCACTTTCGGCGTGTCCCTGAACATGGCGGGAATGGGCCTTGTGATGGGCTTCGTGACCGCATTACTCCCCCAGCTGCGTCTCCCTGACTCCATCATCGCCATTGACGATTCCTCCGCTTCTTGGATTG CTTCTCTACCAGGATTCTCCGTGGTCGTCGGAAACTTTATAGTACCGAGCATAATGGGCACTTTCGGGAGACGCACAGCCAACCTCTGCAGCTTGGCCATGGCGGCCATTGGCTGGATCTGCATCGTTTTTTCCAACTCTGTCACGTTGCTCCTTCTCGCCCGCTTTCTCCAAGGCCTTGGCATGGGAATGATCGCTGCATTAGGACCTGTCCTTATCGGAGAATACACCAGTCCTAAAAATCGAGGGTTGTTCCTAATGACCATATCTGTAACTGTCAGCATGGGAGTTTTCGCGATTCAAACCTTAGGAGCGTACTTGCCATGGAAGATTTGCGCTTTAGCGTGTATTGGAATAGTTTTGTTTAATATGGCGGTGGTCGCGCTGTCTCCTGAATCACCGACGTTTCTAGCCGACAAAGAAAGGTATGATGAGTGCAGGAAAATGTTCAAATACTTAAGAGGTGATTCGGAGAATGAAGAACTAGAGAAGATGATTACGACAAGAATGATGGCGAAAAAACAGCAAATCGATAAAGTCGAGACATTTGCTGAGAAGGTGTATTTTAAAGTGAATTATTTGAAGCAGACTTTCAAGAAGAAGGAGTTCTATAAACCGATATTGATAATGTTCCACATTTTTACTATGTCCCAGTGGAGCGGAGTCAATATATTAACTTCATACACTGTTGTACTTTTCGAAGAAGTAATTGGTTCAAGATCAGGAATAAATATACCATTGATGATAGTGCTAATTGGAGCGTTAAGAATCatggaaaatataataggAATGGTATTCATAAAGTTGTTGAGAAGGCGGGTGATGTTGTTTATAACGATTGCAATAAACGTGACAGCACTCTTGGCAATAGCTGGTTACAGTTACGCCAGAGTTTGCAACTGGCTGCCTTATGATATGCCTGTGGTTGGTACAATTTTGATTCACATTCACATGTTCTCAGTAGCCACTGGAGCTCTTCCATTAGGATATGTTTTAGCTGGAGAATTATTTCCCATGGAGTATAAAGGACTGTGCGGCAGCATCAGTATGCTATTCTTTTCAATGAATCTCTTCGTGAATATGAAAACTGTGCTTGTATTAGTGAATTCCTGGGGCTTGTACGGAATGTATTGTTTCTATGCTGGTGTCATGGTGTACTGTTTGATAGTCGTAGGAATGTTGCTCCCGGAAACTAAAGATAGGACTCTGCAAGATATAGAAGAAGATTTCAGATGTAGAAAACAATAG
- the LOC128680037 gene encoding facilitated trehalose transporter Tret1-like isoform X2, translating to MGTFGRRTANLCSLAMAAIGWICIVFSNSVTLLLLARFLQGLGMGMIAALGPVLIGEYTSPKNRGLFLMTISVTVSMGVFAIQTLGAYLPWKICALACIGIVLFNMAVVALSPESPTFLADKERYDECRKMFKYLRGDSENEELEKMITTRMMAKKQQIDKVETFAEKVYFKVNYLKQTFKKKEFYKPILIMFHIFTMSQWSGVNILTSYTVVLFEEVIGSRSGINIPLMIVLIGALRIMENIIGMVFIKLLRRRVMLFITIAINVTALLAIAGYSYARVCNWLPYDMPVVGTILIHIHMFSVATGALPLGYVLAGELFPMEYKGLCGSISMLFFSMNLFVNMKTVLVLVNSWGLYGMYCFYAGVMVYCLIVVGMLLPETKDRTLQDIEEDFRCRKQ from the coding sequence ATGGGCACTTTCGGGAGACGCACAGCCAACCTCTGCAGCTTGGCCATGGCGGCCATTGGCTGGATCTGCATCGTTTTTTCCAACTCTGTCACGTTGCTCCTTCTCGCCCGCTTTCTCCAAGGCCTTGGCATGGGAATGATCGCTGCATTAGGACCTGTCCTTATCGGAGAATACACCAGTCCTAAAAATCGAGGGTTGTTCCTAATGACCATATCTGTAACTGTCAGCATGGGAGTTTTCGCGATTCAAACCTTAGGAGCGTACTTGCCATGGAAGATTTGCGCTTTAGCGTGTATTGGAATAGTTTTGTTTAATATGGCGGTGGTCGCGCTGTCTCCTGAATCACCGACGTTTCTAGCCGACAAAGAAAGGTATGATGAGTGCAGGAAAATGTTCAAATACTTAAGAGGTGATTCGGAGAATGAAGAACTAGAGAAGATGATTACGACAAGAATGATGGCGAAAAAACAGCAAATCGATAAAGTCGAGACATTTGCTGAGAAGGTGTATTTTAAAGTGAATTATTTGAAGCAGACTTTCAAGAAGAAGGAGTTCTATAAACCGATATTGATAATGTTCCACATTTTTACTATGTCCCAGTGGAGCGGAGTCAATATATTAACTTCATACACTGTTGTACTTTTCGAAGAAGTAATTGGTTCAAGATCAGGAATAAATATACCATTGATGATAGTGCTAATTGGAGCGTTAAGAATCatggaaaatataataggAATGGTATTCATAAAGTTGTTGAGAAGGCGGGTGATGTTGTTTATAACGATTGCAATAAACGTGACAGCACTCTTGGCAATAGCTGGTTACAGTTACGCCAGAGTTTGCAACTGGCTGCCTTATGATATGCCTGTGGTTGGTACAATTTTGATTCACATTCACATGTTCTCAGTAGCCACTGGAGCTCTTCCATTAGGATATGTTTTAGCTGGAGAATTATTTCCCATGGAGTATAAAGGACTGTGCGGCAGCATCAGTATGCTATTCTTTTCAATGAATCTCTTCGTGAATATGAAAACTGTGCTTGTATTAGTGAATTCCTGGGGCTTGTACGGAATGTATTGTTTCTATGCTGGTGTCATGGTGTACTGTTTGATAGTCGTAGGAATGTTGCTCCCGGAAACTAAAGATAGGACTCTGCAAGATATAGAAGAAGATTTCAGATGTAGAAAACAATAG
- the LOC128680214 gene encoding facilitated trehalose transporter Tret1-like codes for MIRLKKRLSPFVIQCFVTAGVSLNTAGLGLVMGFVTGLLPQLRQSDSIIAIDDSSASWIASLPGFSIVVGNFIIPNIMGAFGRRTANLCSLAVSASGWICIVFSNSILLLYLARILQGISMGMIATLGPVLIGEYTSPKNRGLFLMTISVSISASVFVIQTLSSYLPWKICALICIGIVLLAVFFVILSPESPTFLADKERYEECRKIFVYLRGDSENEELEKMIAARKALQMEIIDTDGKSIREKVTSRLYFLKKTFKKKEFYKPILIMFHVYAMAHWCGVNILSSFTTDLFEKVLGSHSGINISLMVVTVGAFRLLWNVVGMAFIKTLRRRVVLFLTIGLNIVSLLAIAAYSYGKEKNWLPFDEPIIGIILVHIHMFSIATGAIPLAFVLAGELYPMEHRGLCGGISMLFFAMHLFSNVKPVIFLLNFWGIYGTYCLYAGVLMYCLTVVGLLLPETKDRTLQDIEKEFRGVKSTSC; via the exons atgataaGGTTAAAGAAGCGCCTCAGCCCATTTGTTATACAA TGTTTCGTGACTGCTGGAGTATCGTTAAACACGGCTGGACTGGGGCTGGTTATGGGGTTCGTGACCGGGCTGCTTCCACAGCTGCGGCAGTCTGACTCCATCATCGCCATTGATGACTCTTCAGCTTCTTGGATAG caTCCCTACCCGGATTTTCAATCGTCGTgggcaattttattatacctaacaTTATGGGCGCGTTTGGAAGGCGTACAGCTAACTTGTGCAGCTTGGCCGTGTCAGCATCGGGCTGGATCTGTATCGTGTTCTCTAATTCCATCCTTCTTCTATATTTGGCACGCATCCTCCAAGGTATCAGCATGGGAATGATCGCAACTCTTGGACCAGTGCTTATTGGAGAGTACACTAGTCCCAAGAACCGAGGTCTCTTCCTGATGACCATATCTGTGAGCATAAGCGCCAGTGTCTTTGTGATTCAAACCTTGTCATCATATTTACCATGGAAAATTTGCGCTTTAATCTGCATTGGAATAGTTCTGCTCGCTGTGTTCTTTGTAATACTATCTCCTGAATCACCAACGTTTTTAGCAGACAAAGAAAGATATGAAGAGTGCAGAAAAATATTCGTTTATCTCAGAGGTGATTCGGAGAATGAAGAATTGGAAAAGATGATAGCGGCGCGAAAGGCATTACAAATGGAAATCATAGACACAGATGGAAAGTCGATTAGAGAAAAGGTTACAtcaagattgtattttttgaaaaagacATTCAAGAAGAAAGAGTTTTACAAACCAATACTGATAATGTTCCATGTTTACGCAATGGCGCATTGGTGTGGCGTAAACATACTGTCGTCATTCACCACAGATCTTTTTGAGAAAGTCCTGGGTTCCCATTCTgggataaatatttctttaatggTAGTTACAGTTGGTGCGTTTAGACTCTTATGGAACGTAGTCGGAATGGCTTTCATAAAGACATTGCGTCGTCGAGTCGTACTATTTTTAACGATAGGTTTAAACATCGTATCACTTTTGGCGATAGCAGCGTATTCTTATGGGAAAGAGAAAAACTGGCTGCCTTTTGATGAAcctataataggtataatattagtccACATTCATATGTTCTCAATAGCAACTGGGGCTATACCATTGGCGTTCGTTTTAGCTGGGGAACTGTACCCAATGGAACACAGGGGGCTTTGTGGAGGAATCAGTATGCTGTTCTTTGCTATGCATCTCTTCTCTAATGTGAAGCCTGTGATATTTCTCCTAAACTTTTGGGGTATATATGGAACATATTGTCTTTATGCTGGGGTGTTGATGTATTGTTTGACAGTGGTGGGATTACTTCTGCCAGAAACTAAAGATAGGACACTACAGGATATAGAAAAGGAATTTAGAGGTGTCAAATCGACTTCGTGTTAA